Proteins encoded in a region of the Drosophila sechellia strain sech25 chromosome 2L, ASM438219v1, whole genome shotgun sequence genome:
- the LOC6611627 gene encoding piezo-type mechanosensitive ion channel component isoform X2 yields the protein MVFSYACMVLQRIVVPAVLVLAALMRPVGISFVYLLMFFVSPFVPLATRRNFKGSVTAFFIILLTLSTLVLLGHITLQILAVSLTLPIYNCSFSERLLRHIGFVSFIDLQPFAIIEWLVPEVLVFATSLGSYLTVKRVASQPVGAEQLENGEVVDGQAENAQTSSQPSGADANGGDVQQATVTTPLQQQQQQLRKRVSMISQHIHFEGLVKISPLFCLATLFFAAVLRPSVPGGFYFLIFLLAGTYWATCQTLQRGFALLLRCVMVVLVLHSLSIVSYQTPWMQSHLNHTTLTARLIGLEPLIESYCSPDIRVFLYNNKLSLDSYLNPFALFFAYFALALTTKHLIKPRLEPKPATAFGQQLDCNSSSINNTTTGNKVNRQLSLLTSQTSRGRRDGSNPGGGGATITTTTTTTNATSSTAIRNQRLSVSLRRDQRATLNEPTETTPLVRQSTRKAGKAQPLESGSSVAPSVTQRGNDIQLDSMEQRSEQENTTTSILDQISYGFVSVGGFIYQNSYIFTNILMMAWSIVYHSWLTFVLLLWANVLWMIPNQRKAMMRSSPFIVLYAEALLIAQYIYGMDLNNEELPTSVPTAGINLQQIGFERPIENQMRPCVPLIVKTAFVLMFWVTSRQFFKEKRDRRRDSTLADIIAPLQITVGSAGSSYLINDGKKTSKFLKKAGDVIKNLLVRLWIWLLVLVIFLCAITGENMTGFRICYMALFLFFLLVFQSSSKAWVKIMYGFWLFLIFYAMSILILIYTYQFDKFDKYWSDYLNVSATLQKDIGLKRYQTKDLFLHLVSPTIIVILTVIQVHYFHKRFIASLQQQPLAGGSAHQKPTETTALEPAPSKRRGSAGSLRRSQGPSAEAAPGATTDFETSVRDLVRISFRKIKNKSEYIFKNFKDVFWRFLELHIMKAVYIAAFVCSVSEVCVLHIIFVGFCVLGATSRKAVQVVISRLISFIVTVIVLSKMIYQIEYLSHSQHNVVCSDNRTANNAEWIGLTKADKVTGGLMSLLRTYIIYMVIATMHAVISLRQLQMRVKIGALNAPPTKLLFPNIIRADAEKDLVGLVKYLLNFGFYKFGIEISLIALVSTITYRQDIVAVVYALWLVVLLLLRRSQCAKIWGVFQAFFAISILTQYIVLVGLPPSSCLVFPWDEGPFGEGIQRWTMLPGALHFNHVPKLIFDFIVLVILNRQKSIFCIEQRYASNDDYPGGSNRSVIADIAQLGRVPFDNPTHDFCSYIRNYSDILKNGVLCGFYWFTLAVVFLAGTNIADLLALGYLIGAFIFLWQGSDFYLRPIHTIIFRWKWLLAFNVANILIKTSFQMAGCLFMTQLTKDCCWLVHMLGITCTSNVLTEQIMLPEEAELALKPGECPKITHQVVLLWDTICFAFIIFQLRIFKSHYFCHIITDTKANNILASRGADIIESLRHKQIAHRHDHEKQVLHKIKRKMERIRATQQKMLRPLDKQTHFDEHGYPLPAPTVRRRKEIKLHPHATRAGDYYMFEEMDDKFELDLIHDEIDFLEEENITESEMKMQRRKTLYDKSKDAPPGEFPSTSKGISKERDAATASSSASPAPTRDVGDLPVIPPPSTGLGREQTSKETSDSKSKMEVDSGEVTAKDSDEDFDTNPIIRLLEGFLVTLTIRLNRFSRNYRFVNRILAGEKKTLKESSSLNRLGLSSAAAMFHFLKSNLESDESDPPASSSTPRRVVIAPTNATEHSDPTSTTLNTNTTTTPLSPPEPLQPTTTSTPQQQHQHIRAAEEIIELPVDTVDGVAHRKQSINSSPPAKGTMLSRKSDCGLPEIRIKAPSVERGAHYYHNHHSGGGSGSLSKHWSYEQVDSAGEFNLEEENFAQRDHHIIVEVLISSWYALLANTDLICYIVVFINQVVNASLISLPLPIMVFLWGTLSLPRPTKTFWVTLIAYTQAIVLIKCIFQFKLIWSNYHQLPNQPLTPAKIFGVENKAHYAIYDLILLLVLFLHRYLLKSQGLWKSGYKDTDNQFTKPTASIDERDDSDNLSQPDSRQLNDDAAQKLSLQVSQASLPGSPEFSKTGINQLERTKYTSSLYKFFFSLVHKSRLATDVYALMFLCDFVNFFVLLFGFTAFGTQQTESDEGVQTYLAENKVPIPFLIMLLVQFLLIVIDRALYLRKALVNKIIFHFFSVIGIHIWMFFVVPAVTERTFNSLAPPIIFYVIKCFYMLLSSYQIKSGYPKRILGNFFTKGFSMVNMIAFKVYMQIPFLYELRTILDWVCIDSTMTIFDWLKMEDIFSNIYLIRCTRQSETDFPAMRAQKKASLSKLIMGGTVVLLIVICIWGPLCLFALGNAVGTSNVPFHVSLSIRIGPYDPIYTTNNYDSIFEINPEMYSQMTNAYIKEKQALTFIAGYDATDVAAVRLAGNSPSLWNIAPPDRQRLLNDLRNNHTLKARFSYSLTRKAPAKGLKENVGDEHAISLDESFEGRAALIHMLSETHDVEPIHSNGTTNGTTPEVEEVVVIPGMIPKFIKVLNSGDAAVVSVLSPKHYDYRPLVIKMHRDNETNGLWWEIRDYCNDTFYNETLSKFAYNNCTSGIVMYTFNDKKFPSTFSFLTAGGIIGLYTTFVLLASRFMKSFIGGQNRKIMFEDLPYVDRVLQLCLDIYLVREALEFALEEDLFAKLLFLYRSPETLIKWTRPKEEYVDDDGDTDSIPSRMSVRRPEQLQPQQPQ from the exons ATGGTCTTCAGCTATGCGTGCATGGTGCTCCAGCGCATCGTGGTGCCAGCGGTCCTGGTACTCG CTGCCCTGATGCGACCAGTGGGCATATCCTTTGTGTACCTTCTGATGTTCTTTGTGTCGCCCTTCGTTCCGCTGGCCACGCGACGCAACTTCAAAGGATCTGTGACTGCCTTCTTCATCATCCTGCTGACGCTGAGCACGCTGGTCCTCTTGGGTCACATAACGCTCCAGATTCTGGCGGTCAGCCTCACGTTGCCCATCTACAACTGCTCGTTCAGTGAGCGTCTGCTGCGTCACATTGGCTTCGTGAGCTTTATTGATCTACA gcCCTTTGCCATCATCGAATGGCTGGTGCCTGAGGTGTTGGTTTTCGCCACCTCCCTGGGTTCGTATCTCACGGTGAAGCGAGTGGCCTCTCAGCCCGTCGGCGCCGAGCAGCTGGAGAACGGCGAAGTGGTCGATGGCCAGGCGGAAAATGCCCAGACATCTTCTCAGCCATCTGGCGCAGATGCCAATGGAGGAGATGTGCAACAGGCCACGGTCACCACGCcactgcagcaacagcagcagcagctgaggAAACGAGTGTCCATGATCAGCCAGCACATTCACTTTGAGGGCTTGGTCAAGATCT CTCCTCTGTTCTGCCTGGCCACGCTGTTCTTTGCGGCCGTGCTGCGTCCCTCGGTGCCTGGCGGATTTTACTTTCTCATTTTCCTGCTGGCCGGCACCTACTGGGCAACATGCCAGACGCTGCAACG GGGCTTTGCTTTGTTGCTGCGCTGCGTGATGGTCGTCCTCGTGCTGCACTCCCTGTCCATTGTATCCTACCAGACGCCATGGATGCAGAGCCACCTCAATCATACCACCCTGACAGCCCG GTTGATTGGACTGGAACCGCTTATTGAATCCTACTGCTCGCCGGATATACGAGTCTTTCTGTACAATAATAAGCTATCCCTGGACTCGTACCTCAATCCCTTTGCGTTGTTCTTTGCCTACTTCGCACTGGCCCTGACCACCAAGCATCTCATTAAGCCACGG CTGGAGCCCAAACCCGCCACCGCATTTGGGCAGCAACTAGATTGCaatagcagcagcatcaacaacaCCACCACCGGCAACAAGGTCAACCGCCAGCTATCGCTGCTCACCTCGCAGACATCGCGGGGTCGTCGGGATGGGTCGAATCCTGGCGGAGGTGGAGCGACCATTACCACCACCACGACCACCACCAACGCCACCTCCTCCACTGCAATCCGCAATCAGCGCTTGAGT GTTTCTTTGCGCCGAGATCAGCGTGCAACGTTGAATGAACCGACTGAGACGACGCCT TTGGTGCGCCAAAGCACGCGAAAGGCTGGAAAGGCCCAACCGCTGGAAAGTGGATCCTCGGTGGCGCCCAGTGTCACTCAGCGGGGCAATGACATTCAGCTGGACTCGATGGAGCAGCGATCGGAGCAGGAGAACACCACCACATCCATACTGGATCAAATATCGTATGGATTCGTCAGCGTGGGAGGATTCATATATCAGAACAGCTATATATTCACAAACATTCTTATGATG GCCTGGTCCATAGTGTATCACAGTTGGCTGACTTTTGTCCTGTTGCTGTGGGCCAACGTGCTATGGATGATTCCCAACCAGAGGAAGGCCATGATGCGGTCCAGTCCCTTTATAGTGTTGTATGCTGAGGCCCTGTTGATTGCCCAATACATATACGGCATGGATCTCAACAACGAAGAGCTGCCCACGAGCGTTCCC ACTGCGGGCATTAACCTGCAACAAATTGGCTTCGAACGACCCATCGAGAACCAAATGCGTCCATGTGTGCCGCTGATCGTGAAGACAGCGTTTGTGCTAATGTTTTGGGTGACGTCCCGACAGTTCTTCAAGGAGAAGCGCGATCGCCGAAGAGACAGCACTCTGGCGGACATCATTGCCCCACTGCAGATCACTGTGGGATCGGCTGGCTCCAGCTACCTCATCAACGATGGCAAGAAGACCTCAAAGTTCCTAAAAAAGGCCGGCGATGTGATCAAGAATCTACTGGTGCGCCTGTGGATCTGGCTACTCGTGCTGGttatcttcctttgcgccatCACTGGCGAGAACATGACCGGCTTCCGCATCTGCTACATGGCCCTGTTCCTATTCTTCTTGCTAGTTTTTCAATCGTCGTCCAAGGCGTGGGTTAAGATCATGTACGGCTTCTGGCTGTTTCTGATCTTCTATGCCATGTCCATACTTATATTGATTTACACATATCAATTCGACAAGTTCGACAAGTACTGGAGCGACTATCTCAATGTGTCAGCGACTTT GCAAAAGGATATCGGCCTTAAGCGCTATCAGACCAAGGATCTGTTCCTCCATTTGGTATCACCGACGATAATTGTGATCCTGACCGTCATCCAAGTGCACTACTTCCACAAGCGCTTCATCGCATCATTGCAACAGCAGCCGTTGGCTGGCGGATCGGCACATCAGAAACCCACGGAGACAACTGCCTTGGAACCGGCGCCATCGAAGCGACGTGGCAGCGCCGGTTCACTGCGTAGATCCCAGGGTCCATCGGCGGAGGCTGCTCCAGGAGCCACCACCGATTTCGAGACATCTGTACGAGACTTGGTGCGCATATCGTTCCGCAAGATCAAGAACAAGTCGGAGTACATCTTCAAGAACTTCAAGGATGTCTTCTGGCGCTTCCTGGAGCTGCACATCATGAAGGCTGTGTATATCGCAGCCTTCGTGTGCAGTGTCAGCGAAGTCTGCGTACTGCACATTATCTTTGTGGGTTTCTGTGTGCTGGGCGCCACCTCGCGGAAGGCCGTCCAGGTGGTGATCAGCCGCCTCATCTCGTTCATTGTCACCGTCATAGTTCTGTCCAAGATGATCTACCAGATCGAGTACCTGAGTCACTCGCAGCACAACGTGGTTTGT TCTGACAACCGGACTGCCAACAATGCGGAGTGGATTGGCCTCACCAAGGCTGACAAGGTAACCGGCGGACTGATGAGCCTGTTGCGCACCTACATCATCTACATGGTTATTGCGACCATGCACGCAGTGATCAGTTTGCGGCAGCTTCAAATGCGCGTCAAGATCGGAGCACTGAATGCTCCACCCACCAAGCTGCTTTTCCCCAATATTATTCGAGCTGATGCTGAGAAGGATCTGGTGGGACTGGTCAAGTATCTCCTCAACTTTGGCTTCTACAAATTCGGCATTGAGATATCGCTAATCGCGCTGGTCTCCACCATCACATATCGTCAGGATATTGTGGCCGTAGTCTATGCTCTGTGGCTGGTGGTGCTTTTGCTTCTGCGGAGATCGCAGTGCGCCAAAATATGGGGCGTTTTTCAGGCATTCTTTGCCATCTCCATACTGACACAGTATATAGTGCTGGTAGGACTGCCGCCGAGCTCATGCCTGG TGTTTCCCTGGGATGAAGGTCCCTTCGGCGAGGGCATACAACGATGGACGATGCTGCCAGGAGCCCTGCACTTCAACCACGTACCCAAACTGATCTTCGACTTCATTGTCTTGGTCATTCTGAACCGACAGAAGAGTATCTTCTGCATCGAACAGCGTTATGCCAGTAACGACGACTATCCGGGTGGCAGCAATCGCAGTGTGATCGCGGATATTGCTCAGCTAGGTCGCGTTCCCTTCGACAATCCCACCCACGACTTTTGCTCTTACATCCGGAACTACTCGGACATCCTCAAGAACGGAGTGCTGTGCGGCTTCTACTGGTTTACTCTGGCAGTTGTTTTCTTGGCCGGCACCAATATTGCGGATCTGCTGGCACTGGGTTATCTGATCGGAGCTTTTATCTTCCTGTGGCAGGGATCGGATTTCTATCTGCGTCCCATACACACCATCATCTTTCGCTGGAAGTGGCTGCTGGCATTCAATGTTGCCAACATACTCATCAAGACGTCCTTCCAAATGGCCGGCTGTTTGTTCATGACCCAACTGACGAAAGACTGCTGCTGGCTGGTGCACATGCTCGGCATCACCTGTACGAGCAATGTGCTTACAGAGCAAATAATGCTGCCCGAGGAGGCTGAACTGGCGCTTAAGCCAGGCGAATGTCCTAAGATCACCCACCAGGTGGTCCTCCTGTGGGACACGATTTGCTTCGCCTTCATCATCTTCCAGCTGCGCATCTTCAAGTCGCACTACTTCTGTCACATCATAACGGACACCAAAGCAAATAACATCCTGGCCTCAAG AGGAGCCGACATCATTGAGAGTCTACGACATAAGCAGATTGCGCATCGCCACGACCATGAAAAGCAGGTGCTACATAAGATCAAGCGAAAGATGGAGCGCATCCGTGCCACGCAGCAGAAGATGCTGCGCCCCTTGGACAAACAAACCCACTTCGACG aaCATGGTTATCCACTTCCTGCACCAACAGTACGCAGAAGgaaggaaattaaattacatcCACATG CTACCCGTGCTGGTGACTACTATATGTTCGAGGAGATGGACGATAAGTTTGAGCTCGACTTGATACACGACGAGATCGACTTCCTCGAGGAGGAAAACATCACCGAGAGCGAGATGAAGATGCAGCGACGCAAGACCCTCTACGAT AAGTCGAAGGATGCACCCCCAGGCGAGTTTCCCTCCACCAGCAAGGGTATTTCCAAGGAGCGCGATGCGGCGACGGCTTCCAGTTCGGCTAGTCCAGCGCCCACTAGGGATGTGGGTGATCTGCCCGTGATTCCACCACCCTCGACTGGCCTGGGACGTGAGCAAACCTCCAAGGAGACCTCCGATAGCAAGTCCAAAATGGAAGTGGACAGCGGAGAGGTGACGGCCAAGGATTCGGATGAGGACTTTGATACCAATCCCATTATCAGACTGCTCGAGGGCTTCTTGGTCACGCTGACCATAAGACTGAACCGCTTCTCGCGCAACTATCGCTTTGTGAATCGCATCCTGGCCGGCGAAAAGAAGACCCTGAAG GAGTCCAGTTCGTTGAACCGCCTGGGGCTGTCCAGTGCCGCTGCCATGTTCCACTTCCTCAAGTCCAATCTCGAGAG CGATGAAAGTGACCCGCCCGCCTCCTCATCCACCCCGCGGCGGGTGGTGATCGCACCTACAAATGCCACCGAGCACTCAGACCCCACCAGCACCACACTGAACACGAACACGACAACCACACCGCTATCACCACCAGAACCACTGCAACCAACTACAACCAGTACAccacagcaacagcatcagcatATTCGCGCTGCCGAAGAAATCATCGAACTCCCTGTAGATACCGTGGATGGAGTCGCCCATAG aAAACAATCAATCAATTCATCGCCGCCAGCCAAGGG CACGATGCTCAGTCGAAAATCGGATTGTGGCCTGCCTGAGATACGTATTAAAGCGCCATCTGTCGAGCGCGGTGCACACTATTACCATAATCACCACAGCGGCGGTGGCTCAGGATCCTTGAGCAAACACTGGTCCTACGAGCAGGTGGACAG CGCGGGCGAATTCAATCTGGAGGAGGAGAACTTCGCCCAGAGAGATCATCATATCATTGTCGAGGTGCTGATCTCCTCGTGGTATGCCCTGTTGGCCAACACGGATCTCATCTGCTACATTGTGGTGTTCATCAATCAG GTGGTCAATGCCAGTCTCATTTCGCTGCCGTTGCCCATTATGGTCTTTTTGTGGGGTACACTGTCTCTGCCGCGTCCCACTAAAACCTTCTGGGTCACTCTGATTGCTTACACCCAGGCCATCGTCCTGATCAAGTGCATCTTCCAGTTTAAGCTGATCTGGTCCAATTACCACCAACTGCCCAATCAGCCGCTGACACCTGCCAAAATATTCGGCGTTGAGAACAAGGCCCACTATGCGATTTATGACCTGATCCTGTTGCTGGTTTTATTCCTGCATCGCTATCTGCTTAAATCACAAGGCCTGTGGAAATCGGGCTACAAGGACACGGACAACCAGTTCACCAAACCCACCGCTAGCAT TGATGAACGCGACGATAGCGACAACCTGTCCCAACCGGACTCCCGCCAGCTAAACGATGATGCTGCTCAGAAGCTGAGTCTTCAAGTGAGCCAGGCTTCTTTGCCAGGATCGCCAGAGTTCAGCAAGACGGGCATCAATCAGCTAGA GCGCACCAAGTACACTTCATCGCTGTACAAATTCTTCTTCAGTTTGGTCCACAAATCCCGTCTAGCCACAGATGTATACGCTCTGATGTTCCTCTGCGATTTTGTGAACTTCTTTGTGCTACTTTTCGGCTTCACGGCATTTGGA ACTCAGCAAACGGAAAGTGATGAAGGTGTACAGACATATCTTGCGGAAAACAAAGTGCCCATACCATTCCTGATTATGCTACTGGTTCAGTTCCTGCTCATCGTCATTGATCGCGCTTTGTATCTGCGCAAAGCCCTGGTGAACAAGATCATCTTCCACTTCTTTTCGGTTATCGGAATACACATCTGGATGTTCTTCGTTGTGCCTGCAGTTACGGAGCGCACATTCAACTCCCTCGCACCTCCAATAATATTCTACGTTATCAAGTGCTTTTACATGCTGCTCAGCTCTTATCAAATCAAATCCGGATACCCCAAGCGCATTCTGGGCAACTTCTTCACCAAGGGATTCTCGATGGTCAATATGATTGCCTTTAAGGTGTACATGCAGATTCCATTCCTGTACGAACTGCGAACCATATTAGATTGGGTGTGCATTGACAGCACCATGACCATTTTCGACTGGCTGAAGATGGAGGACATTTTCTCGAATATATATCTTATACGCTGCACCCGGCAGTCAGAGACTGATTTTCCGGCCATGAGAGCTCAGAAGAAGGCTTCACTTTCCAAGCTAATAATGGGTGGCACCGTCGTCCTGCTGATAGTGATTTGCATTTGGGGACCACTGTGTCTGTTTGCTCTTGGCAACGCGGTGGGCACCTCGAATGTACCCTTCCATGTGTCGCTATCTATACGAATTGGACCCTATGATCCTATCTATACAACGAACAACTACGACAGTATCTTCGAGATCAATCCTGAGATGTACTCTCAGATGACTAACGCATACATAAAGGAGAAACAGGCTTTGACGTTTATTGCCGGCTATGATGCAACGGATGTAGCTGCGGTTAGACTAGCTGGCAATTCACCATCTCTATGGAACATAGCACCGCCGGATAGGCAGCGACTACTAAATGATTTAAGAAACA ATCACACACTGAAAGCCCGGTTTTCCTATTCCCTCACCCGAAAGGCTCCTGCGAAGGGGCTAAAGGAAAATGTGGGCGACGAGCATGCCATATCGCTGGACGAGTCTTTTGAGGGACGAGCAGCACTCATTCATATGCTAAGCGAAACCCACGATGTGGAGCCAATTCACAGCAATGGCACCACAAATGGTACCACTCCGGAAGTTGAAGAAGTGGTGGTGATACCCGGTATGATACCCAAGTTTATCAAGGTTCTCAATTCGGGCGACGCTGCGGTGGTAAGTGTTTTGAGCCCAAAACACTACGACTACCGACCGTTGGTTATCAAAATGCATCGAGATAACGAGACCAATGGGTTATGGTGGGAGATTCGGGACTATTGCAACGACACCTTTTACAACGAAACTCTATCGAAGTTTGCATACAACAACTGCACTTCGGGAATTGTGATGTACACGTTCAACGATAAAAAGTTCCCATCCACATTCAGCTTCCTCACAGCGGGAGG CATAATTGGTCTGTACACCACCTTTGTGTTATTGGCCTCGCGCTTTATGAAGTCCTTCATTGGCGGGCAAAACAGAAAGATCATGTTTGAGGATCTGCCCTATGTTGATAGAGTGCTGCAGCTCTGTCTGGACATTTATCTG GTTCGGGAGGCATTGGAATTCGCTTTGGAAGAGGACCTGTTTGCCAAATTACTCTTCCTATACCGATCGCCCGAAACGCTTATCAAGTGGACCCGTCCCAAGGAGGAGTATGTGGACGATGATGGCGACACCGACTCGATTCCCAGTCGGATGAGCGTGCGCCGGCCGGAGCAACTGCAGCCACAGCAACCGCAATAA